The DNA window aaaaaataacaaaagggGCCAAGTACACAACATAGATAAAGGATCCGTTGAAGCTCAATTAATTATCTAATGAAATCATTCCTAGTTTCATTAAATTTAGTCTAGACTAGCTCATAATTATTGACCAAGAAaattatctctttttttttttggaaataagaaaattatctATAAACTTTGAAATTTAGGAATTTCGAGGAAAGAATTTACATGGCCAACATGGACATCCACTGGTTCAATTGGACAATCTACTGAAAAATGGGATGGGCCAGTTAACCACTCCCAGAGTGAAACATAAAGTTGAGACTAGCGATGCATCAACCTTGTTATGGCCCAACCCTTTGACCCAAGCAACAGAGACCGAAACTGAGTGTGGGCCCCCGTTGCCCGGATGTGATGTTGCGAATTCTGGGCCACAACGAATcatttcttaattttctttCCGCCAAATTTCTTGCACGAGATTAAAGGTTTCTTGATTAAACAAAACAAactcaaagaaagaaataacAAAATTCTTGAAGCAAAAGCAATACTAGCAGAAAAGTAAATGgtaaattctttttctttttatgtaTTTTGGACTGCCTGATATTTAGGATTAGTGgttattaaataaaattttcaccTGCTCTTCTTACATGCATTTGTGTTTTGTTTCGAAGCATGGAGCAAATTCTTGCGAGGTACAACACCAATCCAGAATCTTCAAAGCTTATTACAATGGAGAATAAAACAGAGGTAAATTTTGCATTTATGATTTGCCAATACCTCTTAAACAGTGCTATGTATTTCTTTGTTTTAGGTGTACTTGATAATTGTAGTAAAAAATGGGCTTTAGATTATCTGCTTTTACTCTCTTATTGTACATATAAGATTAATTGCAATACTATTGCGGTTATTGTCAACATATCATGTAGTATAACATGTGGCGAAAAAGTAGTAACGGAATAGAGATTAGTACAAGAAGTGAGATAGAGGATTCAGGTCTAAACAATAGTAATATAAATAGTTGCTATAGTTCGACTCAACATGTAAAATAATTCAACTTTACGAGTTCAAAATTAATAGTTATTACTAGTTAAAAATCCTTGAATTCACCATGATGCCTTAAAGTGGCAAGGCATTCTTCAAAGGTTTTAGGTATTTTAAAGAGCTCTCTTAGCTCTTAATATTGAGAAACTTCATAATTTAAGCTCATAAACAAATGGGATGTGACTAACACGATCTGCTTCTTCTTGGTTATATCCTAGAATGAACCGCAGCCTCAGGCAGATGctttgaaatctgaaattgCGAAGCTACAGTTGGTGCAGCGGTAAGTCTCTGCTTTTGATGCATCTAAGTTCAAAATGGTACAATTCTTCTGAAAACAATATAAACCAATTAATCATCTTTAAACTTCAAGATCATCTaaacaaacacaataatgaaaagaaaaattttcactcaaaaaaAAGTTTGATTGGACCCGTTTGTTTAGCAAATATTGGTACGATGTTACACAGTAAGATCTCTTTCACATACATAATTCATTCTTGACATAAACCAACAGACCACTATAATCTCAGGAATCCGTATAACAAAGGAGAGGGgcaggggggggggggggggctgcAAAACATAGAAAAATATGGGTACATTTTCCTATATGCACAGGAGTTGGGATGCTCATTCTTATCATTTGGATTTTTCCAGTCAAATGACGGGCAAGGAACTTGGAGGGCTGAATTTTCAGGAGTTGCAGCACCTGGAGCATCAGTTGCATGAAGGGATATTAGCTGTTAAGGACAGGAAGGTATTTCTCGAAGGCATTGATCTTGAGTTTTGGCAACGTGCCTACATCAAGAATGTCCACAATTCTAGGCAATTCTTGATAATTGGACTAGTTAGGAAACAATCTCGTCTGATGGCGTTGATCAAGGTTTCCTTTGTATTGCAGGAGCAGGTCTTGCTGGAGCAGcttgaaaaatccaaattgcaGGTACACTCTTTGTTCATGAGGCAGGAAAACTACacttttttgtgcattttgcacTCTATAAGTCTTGGCAACTTTCCACAAAATGttaacacccaaaaaaaaaaagaatatattcCTTTCAACCACTCAATAGGTGGATATGGATATATAAAAGGCAGAGGACATTATTTTGATGTAGCACTTTCCTGGTTGCCCCCGCATTCCATATTTGAGCATATTGAACCTACATTATCATATTTTTAGAATTCTTTTTCCATTGAGAATGCACTCAGTTAATTCATCTGCAAGAATTTTGTTATAGCAGTAGTGCCTTTTTGAAGACCTATCTCTTAAATTGTACGTTACTTGGTTTATTCAATAAAACGACAAATATTATTTCGCTAATAATggatttcatttttccattcttctcttttcttttccctttttcttttgaatgTGGATGGTAGGAACAGAAGGTTGTGCTAGAAAATGAAGCTCTTCGTGAACAGGtaggatttaaaaaaaaagtgttaaagAATTAGTGGCATTACTCTTGTATATGACACTAATTAAGGTTTTGGGGTTTAATTAATTTCGTATTTGCAAAATTCATGTAGGTTGAGGAGTATCGCTTAAGGTTGTATCGAGAAAATGGTCAACTTGGAAGGAAGAATTCTGGTGTATGCTCAAGCACAGTCTGTGACTGCAGATCAGAGAAAGATGGAAATTCAGACACTTCATTGCGCTTGGGGTAAATTTACTGGACTTCTCTTCTTCTTAGAAATAATATTTTCTATTATTTCAAAGCCTAATTTGactttgttagaaaaattcatgaaattGGTTTTTGCAATATTTCAGCGTGTTTGTCTGTTAGATAATATAAATTGTAGTTGAGGCAGACTATAGCATCATTTGTCCAGTGGATACACCTCTGGTTATTTTAGCATAATACACAATTTTTgctatcatgattatgtgtcaaaaaaaatgaaagaattttATCATACACTCAAATACATGAATGGATAAGTTGAATTTGGACCTCCAAAGCAACCGATTACCATTTATTAAAATGTAGGAAGGATTTCTAATCTTTTCATTCATTCTCACATTGCATTCTGAACttatattttagaaattttacaCTTTTTAGTTTTCAAAGGATCCTAAATCAGTTTAGACGGGGCTCGACCTGTAGCTTCTATCTTGATAGGGCGGTGCTCTGACCAATTGAACTACAATCCCAGCCAAAAAAGGAGATCTAGAGGAGATTTTTATTCTTTGTATCTCCATATCGAGTCTTTATAAAAGATAGAGGGTTATACCCTCTTGTGATAGATTGGATTGGTGAATTGGGCAAAATATTGGGCCGAGCTGGATTTAAACCAGCGTAGACATATATATTGCCAACAAATTTACAGTCTATCCCCAATAACTACTCGGGCATCGACCCAGATTGAATCACTTTTAGATTTATTGATAATCCATGATTAACTTCCTTTCGTAATACCCTACCCCGACAAATTTTCTTTGAGAATCTTAAGGACAAGAGCGTTCTTCACACTCAATATAAGGAAAATGGTGTGGACTGTGGGAGTTTGCACAAGCATATTATTACCTTATTTATGCTAGTTGTCTGCACAATTGGAGTGGCTATTTTGGGATTAATTCTAGCCATTTACCCTATCTTTTGCAGGTTATCAGTTGATATATGTCACAAAAGGAAAAAACCAAAGACTGAATCCACATCCAATGATTCAGAGACTCTAATGGTGTTAGAGTAGCCCTACCTTTATATCTTGCTCAATATATGGAGGCCGGTTGCTATCTTATATTAGTTAAACTTTCCTATTCAAGAACTCTTTGGATTGCGATTGTGTATTTGCTCAAGGTCAAAGTTGCATGAACTTGCACGAGCAGATGATGAGCTCAAGCCTGCAAACGATTAGATATGCTGGAAAACAAGTCTTTTAATTGACTTCAACATTTAAATATTGCATTTGGAAAGGCATGTTTTTGGACACCTTGCTCTTCCCTGCAAATTAAACATTATCTTTTGGTCGATAAACCCAAAGTAGGTTTATCAATGATAAAATCTATGACTTTTCTAAGCTGAACATTTGCTCCTGATGATGATAGGATGGTTGAAACCCCTTCTGGACGTTGAATGGCCGCTTCATAAGTAGTAGTATATTATGATTACTAGAAGGGGCAATTAACCGTGCAAATTGAGATTAATTAAATACCAGCATTAATCTCTTGAACTAAATCAAACATTTTACTCTTACTCCTATTTCCATTAAACAGGCTATCTTATCATTCAACATTAGAAATTGATTTTCATGGCAGAAATTACTCTGCAGGATTATATTATATGGGATGATTGATAAGGTAGCTACTAATTTGGTCGATTAAAAATAGGTTAatcttcattttcttggtatGCAACACTTGATCTAACATGTTCTAAGCCTATCAAGTATTACATCACTTTGTCTGCTTAATTGTGTTTTCATTATGATACCATTGACTTCATTAACACCATCAAAATGGGATCCCAATGTCAACGGTGATATTAACGGGTGGACAGCTATAAAAGCCTGCGCCGCAGACGTATTCTGTTCTGTTAcacataaatgtatatattatacgTTGGCCATGGAGGACCGAAGGTGACATTCTATTCGATTACAAACACAAATTGTATAGATCAAGGtctcaatatatttttttttaccaaaataaaaGGTCTCAATATTTTAAGTATTCG is part of the Coffea eugenioides isolate CCC68of chromosome 6, Ceug_1.0, whole genome shotgun sequence genome and encodes:
- the LOC113773744 gene encoding MADS-box transcription factor 23-like; translation: MGRGKIEIKKIENVNSRQVTFSKRRAGLLKKAKELAILCDAEVGVIVFSSTGKLYEFASTRMEQILARYNTNPESSKLITMENKTEPQADALKSEIAKLQLVQRQMTGKELGGLNFQELQHLEHQLHEGILAVKDRKEQVLLEQLEKSKLQEQKVVLENEALREQVEEYRLRLYRENGQLGRKNSGVCSSTVCDCRSEKDGNSDTSLRLGLSVDICHKRKKPKTESTSNDSETLMVLE